A DNA window from bacterium contains the following coding sequences:
- the lptC gene encoding LPS export ABC transporter periplasmic protein LptC yields the protein MLKAILANLKKTWPVLAVLVLVLGAGTWYLKQQPQVQSPILPTAMTKMEPHIELAFQDVTMQGREKGTVRWRITAKQVKASQNQQYIYFEQNPRGTFYNVKDFSQKEGEPPKNQTVDWTANKAEYDSLMDEMTITGSASFVTEKQDHLNTDQVRYRAKLHQVIMEKPVELKTHDQMVMRSNEATADTQMESVHLFGNVELISPLKGEENPL from the coding sequence GTGCTGAAGGCAATCCTTGCGAACCTCAAGAAGACCTGGCCGGTGCTCGCGGTCCTGGTCCTGGTGCTCGGGGCGGGCACCTGGTACCTCAAGCAGCAGCCGCAGGTCCAGAGCCCCATCCTGCCGACGGCCATGACCAAGATGGAGCCCCACATCGAGCTCGCGTTCCAGGACGTGACCATGCAGGGTCGCGAGAAGGGCACCGTGCGCTGGCGCATCACCGCCAAGCAGGTCAAGGCCTCCCAGAACCAGCAGTACATCTACTTCGAGCAGAACCCCCGCGGCACCTTCTACAACGTCAAGGACTTCAGCCAGAAGGAAGGCGAGCCGCCCAAGAACCAGACCGTGGACTGGACCGCCAACAAGGCCGAGTACGACAGCCTCATGGACGAGATGACCATCACGGGCAGCGCCAGCTTCGTCACCGAGAAGCAGGACCACCTCAACACCGACCAGGTCCGCTACCGGGCCAAGCTGCACCAGGTGATCATGGAGAAGCCCGTCGAGCTCAAGACGCACGACCAGATGGTGATGCGCTCCAACGAGGCCACCGCCGACACTCAGATGGAGAGCGTCCACCTCTTCGGGAACGTCGAGCTGATTTCCCCCTTGAAGGGCGAGGAGAACCCCCTGTGA
- the lnt gene encoding apolipoprotein N-acyltransferase, with product MTDPSTTTLQAAAARVPGRLAARLRTGFVAFASGAALSFAYPGWDAWFLAWFALVPFLVMLLQPRSARSYAWLSAAFGVGFFGGVNYWLLAMHPLTWLGPSMTTTLSLVVVFLAWFLLALILSSGSVAAFTAAGLTMRALGRKGKLGAWAAVLVPVCFWVAMEYAQANGVFGYTWNMLASTQYRTLPLLQSVALFGPFPLSGLIVAFNAAIAWGIARREWKPLGAALAVAIALSGFGLWWMNRPVEAAPVPVAVVQGNVSQTEKWQRGNEHELQDRYFDLSRRVSTAKLVAWPESALPVLLANTPALYDRFVAEAKARGQAFLTGTFNATNGSDGLPRYYNATTMFGPDGQNLGWDAKKHLVPFGEYLPGRHTLPPIWAQTFAQLNLMSVDMTPGERPVPFATSFGRVGSNVCFDSIFPDVMRDTARAGAEMFVLVTNDAWYKKTMALQQHLAHGVLRAVENRRPFLQAANTGASAVVDHTGRIVAQAPTWEPAAVAAEVRPVSEQTPYTRYGDWLSWLLMAGGVAFMIRAWRPRSARGSEHKD from the coding sequence ATGACAGACCCATCGACCACAACCCTTCAGGCAGCCGCTGCGCGCGTTCCCGGCCGCTTGGCCGCTCGCCTTCGGACCGGCTTCGTCGCCTTTGCCTCGGGGGCTGCCCTGAGCTTCGCCTATCCGGGCTGGGATGCTTGGTTCCTCGCCTGGTTCGCGCTGGTGCCGTTCCTCGTGATGCTCCTGCAGCCGCGCTCGGCGCGCTCCTACGCATGGCTCTCCGCGGCCTTCGGCGTCGGGTTCTTCGGTGGAGTCAACTACTGGCTGCTCGCCATGCACCCGCTGACATGGCTCGGGCCCAGCATGACCACGACGCTGAGTCTCGTCGTCGTGTTCCTGGCATGGTTTTTGCTCGCGCTGATCCTCTCGAGCGGATCGGTCGCGGCCTTCACCGCCGCGGGCCTCACCATGCGCGCGCTCGGCCGCAAGGGCAAGCTCGGGGCCTGGGCGGCGGTGCTGGTGCCCGTTTGCTTCTGGGTGGCGATGGAGTACGCCCAGGCCAACGGCGTCTTCGGCTACACCTGGAACATGCTCGCCTCGACCCAGTACCGCACCCTGCCCCTCTTGCAGTCGGTGGCGCTGTTCGGGCCCTTCCCCCTCTCGGGCTTGATCGTCGCTTTCAATGCCGCGATCGCCTGGGGGATCGCCCGCCGCGAGTGGAAGCCGCTCGGCGCCGCCCTGGCGGTTGCGATCGCGCTGTCGGGCTTCGGCCTGTGGTGGATGAACCGCCCGGTCGAGGCCGCCCCCGTGCCGGTCGCGGTCGTCCAAGGCAACGTCTCCCAGACCGAGAAGTGGCAGCGGGGCAACGAGCACGAGCTCCAGGACCGGTACTTCGACCTGTCGCGCCGAGTGAGCACGGCCAAGCTCGTGGCCTGGCCCGAGTCGGCGCTGCCGGTGCTGCTCGCCAACACCCCGGCCCTCTACGATCGCTTCGTGGCCGAGGCCAAGGCCCGGGGCCAGGCCTTCCTGACCGGCACCTTCAACGCCACGAACGGTTCTGATGGTTTGCCGCGCTACTACAACGCCACCACCATGTTCGGCCCCGACGGGCAGAACCTCGGCTGGGACGCCAAGAAGCACCTGGTCCCCTTCGGCGAGTACCTGCCTGGGCGTCATACCCTGCCGCCCATCTGGGCCCAGACCTTCGCCCAGTTGAACCTCATGTCGGTGGACATGACCCCGGGCGAGCGCCCTGTGCCCTTCGCCACCTCCTTCGGCCGGGTCGGCTCCAACGTCTGCTTCGACTCCATCTTCCCCGACGTCATGCGCGACACGGCCCGCGCCGGGGCCGAGATGTTCGTGCTGGTGACCAACGACGCCTGGTACAAGAAGACCATGGCCCTGCAGCAGCACCTGGCCCACGGGGTCCTGCGGGCCGTCGAGAACCGTCGCCCCTTCCTCCAGGCAGCGAACACGGGCGCCTCGGCCGTCGTCGATCACACGGGACGGATCGTCGCCCAGGCCCCCACCTGGGAGCCCGCGGCCGTAGCTGCCGAGGTGCGGCCCGTCTCCGAGCAGACCCCCTACACCCGGTACGGCGATTGGCTCTCGTGGCTGCTGATGGCCGGCGGCGTGGCCTTCATGATCCGGGCGTGGCGCCCGCGGAGCGCCCGCGGCTCGGAACACAAGGATTAG
- a CDS encoding LptF/LptG family permease — protein MRILDRYVMGEMLRPFVFGVLSFILIMLSVTLSQFTDLIFSAGAPVGAVIQLLLFTLPSLIVLTFPVAYLFASLLGIGRMTKDFEIVALRGAGISFKRIIAPIIAGAILVSIGNFVFNDKIVPWSNRQVSRIKKELSANISKPLIKPNVFFKGTENRYFYVKEVDGITGLMRDIFVLDQTQVGPPQVITAKRARWINQGDGNSIWQLEDGAVHKYNESGFVDHEIKYNTLNIQFNLSNASYFGDDLNPSEQSANQLKGQFEGLKKSGVDTHKMEVAYMMKYSVPLATFFAALIAAPLGMIFSRMGAYVGVALSIILVFLYYVIMQTFQALGEAGAVPPLVAAWTQNILFGLIGIGLLMRVDRR, from the coding sequence GTGAGAATTCTCGATCGGTACGTGATGGGGGAAATGCTCAGGCCCTTCGTTTTCGGGGTCCTGTCCTTCATCCTGATCATGCTCTCAGTGACGCTGAGCCAGTTCACCGACCTGATCTTCTCGGCGGGCGCGCCGGTCGGGGCGGTCATTCAGCTGCTGCTCTTCACCCTGCCGTCGCTCATCGTGCTGACCTTCCCGGTGGCCTACCTCTTCGCGAGCCTCCTGGGCATCGGCCGCATGACCAAGGACTTCGAGATCGTGGCGCTGCGGGGCGCCGGCATCTCCTTCAAGCGGATCATCGCCCCCATCATCGCCGGGGCCATCCTGGTCTCGATCGGCAACTTCGTCTTCAACGACAAGATCGTGCCCTGGTCCAACCGCCAGGTCAGCCGCATCAAGAAGGAGCTGAGCGCCAACATCTCCAAGCCGCTCATCAAGCCCAACGTCTTCTTCAAGGGCACCGAGAACCGCTACTTCTACGTCAAGGAGGTGGACGGGATCACCGGCCTGATGCGCGACATCTTCGTACTGGACCAGACCCAGGTGGGGCCGCCCCAGGTCATCACGGCCAAGCGCGCCCGCTGGATCAACCAGGGCGACGGCAACTCCATCTGGCAGCTCGAGGACGGCGCCGTCCACAAGTACAACGAGTCGGGCTTCGTCGATCACGAGATCAAGTACAACACCCTCAACATCCAGTTCAACCTCAGTAACGCCAGTTACTTCGGCGACGACCTGAACCCCTCGGAGCAGAGCGCCAACCAGCTCAAGGGCCAGTTCGAGGGCCTCAAGAAGAGCGGGGTCGACACCCACAAGATGGAAGTCGCCTACATGATGAAGTACTCGGTGCCGCTCGCGACCTTCTTCGCGGCGCTGATCGCCGCGCCCTTGGGGATGATCTTCTCGCGAATGGGCGCCTACGTGGGCGTGGCCCTCTCGATCATCCTGGTCTTCCTGTACTACGTGATCATGCAGACCTTCCAGGCGCTCGGTGAGGCCGGGGCGGTCCCGCCCCTGGTCGCGGCCTGGACCCAGAACATCCTGTTCGGCCTGATCGGGATCGGGCTGCTCATGCGCGTGGACCGCAGGTAA
- a CDS encoding LptF/LptG family permease has translation MAVFIDQLKKVWSLTERLPRPLKTIDAYILLDLQKPFIAGTFGFVVMNLANLLYIYAKLIVDSGVPVSVVLKLLAFNLPAIMVITFPVAYLFATLLTIGRLSRDSEITALRACGTSFKRITVPIIIGSVIVSYGNFLINDQMVPWANRNVVDLVRTIMLRQSKPIFKDNVFFKGQDNRYFYVKQVDQRSNIMYSVMIFDRTGTTPVVISARQGTWSGRRWKLTDGVIHRYGQEDFVQVEEPFANYDVEVDQNPETFFTQGDLSPQEQTSAQLKKQIDTMKSGGVDTKSTEVDYYLKFSLPWTALFVTLFAAPIGLRFARLGTFIGVAITIATVFVYYIVMSIARSMGNAGMLDPITAAWVENFLFGIVGVFLLWRVDRSS, from the coding sequence GTGGCCGTGTTCATCGACCAGCTCAAGAAGGTCTGGAGCTTGACCGAGCGCCTCCCGCGCCCGCTCAAGACCATCGACGCCTACATCCTGCTCGATCTCCAGAAGCCCTTCATCGCGGGCACCTTCGGGTTCGTCGTCATGAACCTGGCGAACCTCCTCTACATCTATGCCAAGCTGATCGTCGACTCCGGGGTGCCGGTGTCGGTGGTGCTCAAGCTCTTGGCCTTCAACCTGCCCGCGATCATGGTCATCACCTTCCCGGTGGCCTACCTCTTCGCGACCCTGCTCACCATCGGCCGCCTGAGCCGCGACTCCGAGATCACGGCCCTGCGCGCCTGCGGCACCTCGTTCAAGCGCATCACCGTGCCGATCATCATCGGGTCGGTGATCGTCAGCTACGGCAACTTCCTGATCAACGACCAGATGGTGCCCTGGGCCAACCGCAACGTGGTGGACCTGGTGCGGACCATCATGCTTAGGCAGTCCAAGCCCATCTTCAAGGACAACGTCTTCTTCAAGGGCCAGGACAACCGCTACTTCTACGTCAAGCAGGTGGATCAGCGCTCCAACATCATGTACAGCGTCATGATCTTCGACCGCACGGGCACCACCCCGGTCGTCATCTCGGCGCGGCAGGGCACCTGGAGCGGGCGCCGCTGGAAGCTCACCGACGGGGTCATCCACCGCTACGGCCAGGAGGACTTCGTCCAGGTCGAGGAGCCCTTCGCCAACTACGACGTGGAGGTCGACCAGAACCCCGAGACCTTCTTCACCCAGGGCGACCTGTCGCCTCAGGAGCAGACCTCGGCCCAGCTCAAGAAGCAAATCGACACCATGAAGTCGGGCGGGGTGGACACCAAGAGCACCGAGGTGGACTACTACCTCAAGTTCTCGCTGCCCTGGACGGCGCTCTTCGTCACCCTCTTCGCGGCCCCCATCGGGCTGCGCTTCGCCAGGCTCGGCACCTTCATCGGCGTCGCCATCACCATCGCCACCGTCTTCGTCTACTACATCGTCATGTCCATCGCTCGCTCGATGGGCAACGCAGGCATGCTCGACCCCATCACGGCCGCGTGGGTCGAGAACTTCCTGTTCGGCATCGTCGGAGTGTTTCTGCTATGGCGCGTCGACCGCTCGTCCTAA
- a CDS encoding LPS-assembly protein LptD, translating into MARRPLVLSRALALATATAFFCAQLLLPGSAAAEMSVKLRADKVESDRQTGVSTATGNVRLEVQGVVITTDRLEFNQNEKVVSTDTPFVMVQQGTNGKVQTVTGTSLHYSLKTEEAVVQGAKLEVPAQTPGQIVYITGKELVSHGRREFEIKEGTFTTCDFVSKQETPHYHTENGWIKYVPDDYAMGTNVRVFMNNRPVFWVPWFYIPLKRRESSVSIGKNNVEGLFVKSTMAYRLNERHSGNVFLNGLEFKAPGGIGFDHVWENTPNSITAFTLYGLPMPDLADYVPGTPTPNDPDGAYASTNPWVVHRLDPANPHYFQDHYWRVRHQQRLFGQMTLDGWYEDRNMYDLARIGPTYDRATFQPSQPYRDDHIAWYAGVTDNRLGLNYGANRNFREIFDFSHSRTVNDTANIGGTYGGTNFSARTNRTEQANLPAVVVRPPGAPTPAPTTAPTNTTQNSNLQLTQTFTSDLRLTSTTDHTRNQYPSQPLQERLTQSADLTQNLGWGNARLSATKLFNLAIPATASFEQRQQAIASLGYVDKLPELSISSNPLLEQYQPFTLSGVYGRYIEDSAYEPDPTKRNPRNPAQVLEPVTRVKMLGELTSKPLDLGLGAKLNFGSTGYEQRYYSTGDAEYRLTGQAALTNEFTKFFNTSLTYHRDYTPPTKASESPLWTPFGLTGRNSSPFKQFESLSLSKNHTLNGAANAVVADVFSWNNTLGYNYEIKRYTPYNTGLTFKPSRRINLTVNTGYTFADKEYLEFGTGKWQDISSTVHLQSNEEGFGGVYGQDHLQPGWSFDSTLVWSVDMGEWRAFSNKLTLETGTTWQDHWALVAEGQYDLTLKRYDLLSIGINKDLHDFILSVTYNKRLDAYTLNLAMVAFPTNLVNLSNKTFGSLGDPSQLGSQFGMGTGTF; encoded by the coding sequence ATGGCGCGTCGACCGCTCGTCCTAAGCCGCGCGCTGGCGCTCGCCACCGCCACCGCTTTTTTTTGCGCTCAACTCTTGCTTCCCGGCTCGGCCGCGGCGGAGATGAGCGTCAAGCTGCGCGCCGACAAGGTCGAAAGCGATCGCCAGACCGGCGTCTCGACGGCCACCGGCAACGTGCGGCTCGAGGTGCAGGGGGTCGTCATCACCACCGATCGCCTCGAGTTCAACCAGAACGAGAAGGTCGTCTCCACCGACACCCCCTTCGTCATGGTGCAGCAGGGCACCAACGGCAAGGTCCAGACCGTCACGGGCACGAGCCTGCACTACTCGCTCAAGACCGAAGAGGCCGTCGTGCAGGGGGCCAAGCTCGAGGTCCCCGCCCAGACCCCGGGCCAGATCGTCTACATCACGGGCAAGGAGCTCGTCTCGCACGGCCGTCGCGAGTTCGAGATCAAGGAAGGCACCTTCACCACCTGCGACTTCGTCTCCAAGCAGGAGACGCCGCACTACCACACCGAGAACGGCTGGATCAAGTACGTCCCGGACGACTACGCCATGGGCACCAACGTCCGGGTCTTCATGAACAACCGCCCCGTCTTCTGGGTGCCCTGGTTCTACATCCCGCTCAAGCGGCGCGAGTCCTCGGTCTCGATCGGTAAGAACAACGTCGAGGGTCTGTTCGTCAAATCGACCATGGCCTACCGGCTCAACGAGCGCCACTCCGGCAACGTCTTCCTCAACGGGCTGGAGTTCAAGGCGCCGGGCGGTATCGGCTTCGACCACGTCTGGGAAAACACCCCCAACTCGATCACGGCCTTCACCCTCTACGGCCTGCCCATGCCGGATCTGGCCGACTACGTGCCGGGCACCCCGACCCCGAACGACCCGGACGGGGCCTACGCCTCGACCAACCCCTGGGTCGTCCACCGCCTGGATCCTGCGAACCCTCACTACTTCCAGGACCACTACTGGCGCGTGCGGCACCAGCAGCGTCTCTTCGGCCAGATGACCCTCGACGGGTGGTACGAAGACCGCAACATGTACGACCTGGCCCGCATCGGCCCGACCTACGACCGAGCGACCTTCCAGCCGTCCCAGCCCTACCGCGACGACCACATCGCCTGGTACGCGGGGGTGACGGACAACCGGCTGGGCCTCAACTACGGCGCCAACCGCAACTTCCGCGAGATCTTCGACTTCTCGCACAGCCGCACCGTCAACGACACCGCCAACATCGGCGGCACCTACGGCGGCACCAACTTCTCGGCCCGCACCAACCGCACCGAGCAGGCGAACCTGCCGGCGGTGGTCGTGCGGCCGCCGGGCGCCCCAACGCCCGCGCCGACCACCGCGCCCACCAACACGACCCAGAACAGCAACCTCCAGCTCACCCAGACCTTCACCAGCGACCTGCGACTGACCTCGACCACCGACCACACCCGCAACCAGTACCCTTCGCAACCGCTGCAGGAGCGTTTGACCCAGAGCGCCGACCTCACCCAGAACCTGGGCTGGGGTAACGCCAGGCTGAGCGCCACCAAGCTGTTCAACCTCGCGATCCCCGCCACCGCCTCCTTCGAGCAGCGGCAGCAAGCGATCGCAAGCCTCGGCTACGTGGACAAGCTCCCCGAGCTCTCCATCTCGAGCAACCCTCTTTTGGAGCAGTACCAGCCCTTCACCCTCTCGGGGGTTTACGGCCGCTACATCGAGGACTCGGCCTACGAGCCGGACCCCACCAAGCGCAATCCCCGGAACCCGGCCCAGGTCCTGGAGCCCGTCACCCGCGTCAAGATGCTGGGCGAACTGACCTCCAAGCCGCTGGACCTGGGCCTCGGGGCCAAGCTCAACTTCGGCTCGACCGGTTACGAGCAGCGGTACTACTCGACCGGCGACGCCGAGTACCGCCTAACGGGTCAGGCGGCTTTGACCAACGAGTTCACCAAGTTCTTCAACACGAGCCTGACCTATCACCGGGACTACACCCCGCCGACCAAGGCCTCGGAGTCCCCTCTCTGGACGCCCTTCGGGCTGACCGGGCGCAACTCCAGCCCGTTCAAGCAGTTCGAGAGCCTGAGCCTGTCCAAGAACCACACCCTGAACGGCGCGGCCAACGCGGTGGTCGCGGACGTGTTCAGCTGGAACAACACCCTCGGCTACAACTACGAGATCAAGCGCTACACGCCCTACAACACCGGTCTGACCTTCAAGCCCAGCCGCCGGATCAACCTGACGGTCAACACCGGCTACACCTTCGCCGACAAGGAGTACCTGGAGTTCGGCACGGGTAAGTGGCAGGACATCAGCAGCACCGTCCACCTGCAATCCAACGAGGAAGGCTTCGGGGGCGTCTACGGTCAAGACCACCTGCAACCCGGCTGGTCCTTCGACTCGACGCTCGTCTGGAGCGTGGACATGGGCGAGTGGCGCGCTTTCAGCAACAAGCTCACCCTGGAGACCGGCACCACCTGGCAGGACCACTGGGCGCTGGTGGCCGAGGGCCAGTACGACCTTACGCTCAAGCGCTACGACCTCCTGAGCATCGGCATCAACAAGGACCTGCACGACTTCATCCTGTCGGTCACCTACAACAAGCGCCTGGACGCCTACACCCTGAACCTCGCGATGGTCGCCTTCCCGACCAATCTCGTGAACCTCTCGAACAAGACGTTCGGCAGCCTCGGCGACCCCTCCCAGCTGGGCAGCCAGTTCGGCATGGGCACGGGCACGTTCTAG
- a CDS encoding S8 family serine peptidase, whose protein sequence is MPKRPQRHRYLLALGIGLAVLAGCQTPPAGVTTPGAVPYPRIGQELVVKFKPESSETEREALRARYGVSATDGLKPGVERWHLQSQSPESAAQALSREKAIAFAQPNYLRKTQAYVQGGSPPTSQWYLKGESGIDMTAAWQQSTAQPPGKDVVVAVVDTGVDTGHPALAANILSGNDVDGKRFLDMVGDGPDGSDKAYRFKDGNGHGTHVAGILAANASGSTGLVGVAPGAKILPVKVMRADGNGDDFTIAKGFKAAVDAGADIINFSVGGPAPSPILAEAIADGIAKGKTFIIASGNEHTKVFYPAAYTGVIAVGATATNTTVAPYSNYGSELAVVAPGGHGNAIADGIYSTLPRYSNNASRNTNYGVLTGTSMATPVVSGVAALILADARAHNQSLSPAQIRARLVASAKPLNGGFNEDAGFGLVQPAAALSGTSHDGAN, encoded by the coding sequence ATGCCCAAGCGTCCTCAGCGCCACCGTTACCTCCTAGCCCTCGGCATCGGGCTCGCGGTCCTCGCGGGCTGTCAGACGCCGCCCGCCGGTGTCACGACGCCCGGAGCGGTGCCGTACCCACGCATCGGCCAGGAGCTGGTGGTCAAGTTCAAGCCCGAGAGCTCCGAAACCGAGCGCGAGGCCCTGCGCGCGCGCTACGGCGTGAGCGCCACGGACGGCCTGAAGCCCGGCGTCGAGCGCTGGCACCTGCAAAGCCAGTCACCCGAGAGCGCGGCCCAGGCGCTCTCGCGTGAGAAGGCGATCGCCTTCGCCCAGCCCAACTACCTGCGCAAGACCCAGGCCTACGTCCAGGGGGGCAGCCCACCGACTTCCCAGTGGTACCTGAAGGGTGAAAGCGGGATCGACATGACCGCCGCCTGGCAGCAGAGCACGGCCCAGCCGCCCGGCAAGGACGTGGTGGTCGCGGTGGTCGACACCGGGGTGGACACCGGCCACCCGGCACTCGCCGCCAACATCCTCTCCGGCAACGACGTGGACGGCAAGCGCTTCCTCGACATGGTGGGTGACGGGCCGGACGGCAGCGACAAGGCCTACCGCTTCAAGGATGGCAACGGCCACGGCACGCACGTGGCGGGGATCCTCGCGGCCAACGCCAGCGGCTCGACCGGGCTCGTAGGGGTCGCCCCCGGCGCCAAGATCCTGCCGGTCAAGGTCATGCGCGCCGACGGCAACGGCGACGACTTCACCATCGCCAAGGGCTTCAAGGCCGCCGTCGACGCCGGGGCCGACATCATCAACTTCTCGGTGGGCGGCCCGGCCCCGAGCCCGATCCTGGCCGAGGCGATCGCCGACGGCATCGCCAAGGGCAAGACCTTCATCATCGCCTCGGGCAACGAGCACACCAAGGTCTTCTACCCGGCGGCCTACACCGGGGTGATCGCCGTGGGCGCCACCGCGACCAACACCACCGTCGCCCCCTACAGCAACTACGGCTCCGAACTGGCCGTGGTCGCACCGGGCGGGCATGGCAACGCGATCGCCGACGGCATCTACTCGACCTTGCCACGCTACAGCAACAATGCGTCGCGCAACACCAACTACGGCGTCCTGACGGGCACCTCCATGGCCACCCCGGTCGTGAGTGGCGTGGCGGCCCTGATCCTGGCGGACGCGAGGGCGCATAACCAGTCGCTCAGCCCCGCCCAGATCCGCGCGCGGCTGGTCGCATCCGCCAAGCCGCTGAACGGCGGCTTCAACGAGGACGCGGGCTTCGGCCTCGTCCAGCCCGCCGCCGCGCTCAGCGGCACCTCGCACGACGGAGCCAACTAG
- a CDS encoding carboxypeptidase regulatory-like domain-containing protein → MIARGYWMLAPLILAGCWGGGPVALDPITKGPDVFARQVFDPKTGQVFASGTAIAGGRLTVRALKAGTSERISGAHVTVMGPTLAYGTTGSLDLTLQPLEKGVYRIRIEAPGYVPQVTEPLTLDPQAPPTLVASLAPAGGDVTGRALGPNDQPLAGARVNVGEAYAFADGTGQFTLKGAPAGAQTLAVSKIGFATVTRAITVGASPVALGTLSAPAADKTVAFENATQPFASSSIGVALSALQARLVGDGFATTSLDASAAVRVVASPKAEYATDATVERLRAFVAAGGKLILMGEWGGFGDYSPAALNKIAAPYGLGFNADQVRLGNATQSAWVKVAVSPGPMPTPLAVDGGLNLYEACSLFAPPPAVRLAGLGAEGYRVSALVSGDFTVAAARPYGRGLVVALGDTSAWAQPGTQGKASNLDEASNGAFMVNLFRW, encoded by the coding sequence ATGATCGCTCGCGGCTACTGGATGCTCGCCCCTCTTATCCTCGCTGGGTGCTGGGGCGGAGGCCCCGTGGCCCTCGACCCCATCACCAAGGGGCCGGATGTCTTCGCCCGGCAGGTCTTCGATCCCAAGACCGGCCAGGTCTTCGCGTCGGGAACGGCGATCGCAGGGGGCCGGCTCACGGTGCGCGCCCTCAAGGCGGGCACCAGCGAGCGGATTTCGGGAGCCCACGTGACGGTCATGGGGCCGACGCTCGCCTACGGTACCACCGGTAGCCTCGATCTCACCCTCCAGCCCCTCGAGAAGGGGGTCTACCGCATCCGGATCGAGGCGCCGGGCTACGTGCCGCAGGTCACCGAGCCCCTCACGCTCGATCCCCAGGCCCCACCGACGCTCGTCGCCTCGCTCGCTCCGGCCGGCGGCGACGTGACGGGCCGCGCCCTCGGCCCGAACGACCAACCGCTCGCCGGTGCGCGGGTCAACGTGGGCGAGGCCTACGCCTTCGCCGACGGCACCGGCCAGTTCACCCTCAAGGGGGCGCCCGCTGGCGCCCAGACGCTCGCCGTCTCCAAGATTGGCTTTGCGACCGTGACCCGGGCGATCACCGTGGGGGCAAGCCCGGTGGCCCTGGGCACCCTCTCGGCCCCGGCCGCAGATAAGACCGTCGCCTTCGAGAACGCCACCCAGCCCTTCGCCTCGAGCAGCATCGGCGTCGCCCTCTCGGCCCTCCAGGCCCGCCTGGTAGGTGATGGCTTCGCCACGACCTCGCTCGACGCCTCAGCGGCGGTGCGGGTGGTCGCAAGCCCCAAGGCGGAGTATGCGACCGACGCGACCGTCGAGCGCCTGCGCGCCTTCGTCGCTGCGGGCGGCAAGCTGATCCTGATGGGCGAGTGGGGTGGCTTCGGCGACTATTCGCCCGCAGCCCTCAACAAGATCGCCGCCCCTTACGGCCTCGGCTTCAATGCGGACCAGGTCCGCCTCGGGAACGCCACCCAGTCCGCTTGGGTGAAGGTGGCGGTGAGCCCCGGCCCCATGCCGACCCCGCTAGCGGTGGATGGGGGGCTGAACCTGTACGAAGCCTGCTCGCTCTTCGCCCCGCCGCCCGCCGTGCGCCTCGCGGGGCTCGGGGCCGAGGGCTACCGGGTGAGCGCGCTCGTCAGCGGCGACTTCACGGTCGCTGCGGCCCGTCCTTACGGGCGGGGGCTCGTGGTCGCACTGGGCGACACCTCGGCCTGGGCCCAGCCCGGCACCCAGGGCAAGGCGAGCAACCTGGATGAAGCGAGCAACGGCGCCTTCATGGTGAATCTCTTCCGCTGGTGA